Proteins encoded in a region of the Diospyros lotus cultivar Yz01 chromosome 9, ASM1463336v1, whole genome shotgun sequence genome:
- the LOC127810508 gene encoding receptor-like protein kinase HERK 1 isoform X1 — MMMGVHALGSVLIWVLSTLCLTNVSLGFFDPLDNYLIDCGSRRNESVGDRVFLADQGVNSTALSTPQNIFVNTTTSKSISTSLDVALYQTARVLNGSSHYTFSIKQHGCHWIRLHFFPFVDGKHNLSMAKFSVSAQNFTLLRDFQPQNGAMVKEYCLNITSDNLVLSFTPAANSFAFLNALEVLSLPDGLIPAGATTVDPPVEYQSFLSRAMETVARVNMGDQTVSPQNDSLWRLWVSDAPFLNHVNLVTVVSNIGAVNYSRKWPSRDVAPPSVYGTGSRLNSQNDPHFTANATWSFHVDPGFEYLVRLHFCDIVSSSPKQLFFNVYIDSCLAMNLDLSNVTSNIFGAPYYADFVTRSSKNGALSVSIGPSNLGTSYPDGILNGLEILKLSNSKGSLAVESKTSSKNKVWMILGVGIGVSLVAAFLAASLLIICTRRRRKRRSSVLDDHSTEDHSGINGVGSSLTTTMVNNYVIGTCIISSSKTSYRFPFAAIREATNNFSHCLVIGAGGFGKVYKGVLRDGTKVAVKRGSSQSQQGLSEFHTEIEMLSQFRHRHLVSLIGYCHEQNEMIIVYEYMENGTLKSHLYGSDLPGLSWTQRLDICIGSARGLHYLHTGSAKPIIHRDVKSANILLDENLMAKVADFGLSKTGPEIDETHVSTAVKGSFGYLDPEYLTRQQLTEKSDVYSFGVVMFEVLCGRPVIDPSLPREMVNLIDWAMEWEKRGELERIIDPHLQGKIKPESLWKFWETAVKCLTNHGVRRPAMGDVLWNLECALQLQGNNERPNIDMAGGIDPQNETFVSVSSTTQVSIGDLDDVSMSRVFSQMVKAETKWTDP, encoded by the coding sequence ATGATGATGGGTGTCCATGCACTAGGCTCTGTGCTCATCTGGGTATTGTCCACCTTGTGTTTGACAAATGTTTCATTAGGATTCTTTGATCCTCTAGATAACTATCTCATAGACTGTGGATCCCGCAGAAATGAATCAGTAGGTGATCGAGTTTTCTTGGCTGATCAAGGCGTCAATTCCACTGCTCTCTCAACCCCACAAAATATATTTGTCAACACAACAACATCAAAATCGATCTCAACCTCTTTGGATGTGGCTTTATATCAGACTGCAAGAGTTCTTAATGGGAGCTCTCATTACACGTTTTCTATCAAGCAACATGGGTGCCATTGGATTCGCCTACACTTCTTCCCATTTGTTGATGGGAAACACAATCTGAGCATGGCGAAGTTCTCTGTTTCAGCCCAGAATTTCACCCTGCTCAGAGACTTCCAGCCCCAGAATGGCGCTATGGTGAAAGAGTACTGTTTGAACATAACTTCAGACAATCTGGTTCTGAGTTTTACCCCTGCTGCCAATTCATTTGCTTTCTTAAATGCTTTAGAAGTTCTTTCCCTCCCCGATGGACTCATTCCGGCTGGTGCTACAACTGTTGATCCTCCGGTTGAGTATCAATCTTTCTTGAGCCGAGCAATGGAGACGGTTGCAAGGGTGAACATGGGCGATCAAACTGTGTCGCCTCAAAATGATTCGTTGTGGCGACTTTGGGTTTCTGATGCACCTTTTCTAAATCATGTTAACCTTGTCACTGTCGTGTCGAACATTGGAGCTGTAAATTACTCGAGGAAATGGCCTAGCAGGGATGTTGCTCCCCCTTCTGTATATGGCACAGGCAGCAGGCTAAACTCTCAAAATGACCCTCATTTTACGGCCAATGCTACCTGGTCTTTTCATGTTGACCCAGGTTTTGAGTATCTAGTGCGACTCCATTTCTGCGATATAGTGAGCAGTAGCCCAAAACAGCTCTTCTTCAATGTTTATATCGACTCTTGTCTTGCCATGAATCTTGATCTTAGCAATGTAACATCTAACATCTTTGGTGCCCCCTATTATGCGGATTTTGTCACAAGGTCAAGCAAAAATGGTGCCCTGAGTGTTAGCATTGGGCCTTCAAATTTAGGTACTTCTTACCCCGATGGCATTCTCAATGGACTAGAGATTTTGAAACTGAGCAATTCAAAGGGCAGCCTTGCCGTTGAGTCTAAAACAAGTTCCAAGAATAAAGTTTGGATGATACTAGGCGTGGGCATTGGGGTGTCACTAGTTGCTGCATTTTTGGCTGCGTCACTGCTCATCATctgcacaagaagaagaagaaaaagaagatcaTCTGTATTGGACGACCATTCAACAGAGGACCATTCCGGGATCAATGGAGTTGGGAGTTCTCTAACAACAACAATGGTAAATAACTATGTCATTGGAACTTGTATTATTTCCAGTTCCAAGACCAGTTACCGCTTCCCTTTTGCAGCCATTCGGGAGGCTACGAATAACTTCAGCCACTGTTTGGTTATTGGGGCTGGCGGTTTTGGTAAGGTGTACAAGGGGGTTTTGAGGGATGGAACTAAGGTGGCAGTGAAGAGGGGAAGCTCTCAATCTCAACAGGGTCTCTCAGAATTTCACACAGAGATTGAAATGTTGTCTCAATTTCGCCATCGCCATTTGGTGTCTTTGATAGGGTACTGTCATGAACAGAATGAGATGATCATAGTTTATGAGTATATGGAAAATGGGACACTCAAGAGTCATCTTTATGGCTCAGACCTTCCTGGCTTGAGCTGGACGCAGAGGCTTGACATTTGCATTGGATCAGCCAGGGGACTTCATTACCTTCACACCGGTTCTGCAAAACCCATCATTCATCGTGATGTCAAGTCTGCAAACATACTACTAGATGAGAATCTAATGGCAAAAGTTGCTGATTTTGGGCTTTCAAAAACCGGTCCCGAGATTGATGAAACTCATGTTAGTACTGCTGTGAAGGGGAGTTTCGGGTACCTGGATCCCGAGTATCTGACAAGGCAACAACTAACAGAGAAATCCGATGTATACTCCTTCGGAGTTGTTATGTTTGAAGTCCTCTGCGGGAGGCCTGTTATCGATCCCTCCCTCCCCAGGGAAATGGTGAACTTGATTGACTGGGCAATGGAgtgggagaagagaggagaacTGGAGAGAATAATAGATCCCCATCTCCAGGGCAAGATAAAACCAGAGTCTCTGTGGAAGTTTTGGGAAACTGCCGTGAAATGCTTAACAAACCACGGCGTTCGCCGCCCTGCCATGGGAGATGTATTATGGAATCTGGAGTGTGCACTGCAACTTCAAGGAAACAACGAGAGACCCAACATTGATATGGCTGGTGGCATTGATCCACAAAATGAAAcatttgtaagtgtttcttCTACCACGCAAGTCAGTATTGGCGATCTTGATGATGTTTCAATGAGCAGAGTTTTCTCCCAAATGGTGAAAGCTGAAACTAAGTGGACAGATCCATGA
- the LOC127810508 gene encoding receptor-like protein kinase HERK 1 isoform X2, with the protein MAKFSVSAQNFTLLRDFQPQNGAMVKEYCLNITSDNLVLSFTPAANSFAFLNALEVLSLPDGLIPAGATTVDPPVEYQSFLSRAMETVARVNMGDQTVSPQNDSLWRLWVSDAPFLNHVNLVTVVSNIGAVNYSRKWPSRDVAPPSVYGTGSRLNSQNDPHFTANATWSFHVDPGFEYLVRLHFCDIVSSSPKQLFFNVYIDSCLAMNLDLSNVTSNIFGAPYYADFVTRSSKNGALSVSIGPSNLGTSYPDGILNGLEILKLSNSKGSLAVESKTSSKNKVWMILGVGIGVSLVAAFLAASLLIICTRRRRKRRSSVLDDHSTEDHSGINGVGSSLTTTMVNNYVIGTCIISSSKTSYRFPFAAIREATNNFSHCLVIGAGGFGKVYKGVLRDGTKVAVKRGSSQSQQGLSEFHTEIEMLSQFRHRHLVSLIGYCHEQNEMIIVYEYMENGTLKSHLYGSDLPGLSWTQRLDICIGSARGLHYLHTGSAKPIIHRDVKSANILLDENLMAKVADFGLSKTGPEIDETHVSTAVKGSFGYLDPEYLTRQQLTEKSDVYSFGVVMFEVLCGRPVIDPSLPREMVNLIDWAMEWEKRGELERIIDPHLQGKIKPESLWKFWETAVKCLTNHGVRRPAMGDVLWNLECALQLQGNNERPNIDMAGGIDPQNETFVSVSSTTQVSIGDLDDVSMSRVFSQMVKAETKWTDP; encoded by the coding sequence ATGGCGAAGTTCTCTGTTTCAGCCCAGAATTTCACCCTGCTCAGAGACTTCCAGCCCCAGAATGGCGCTATGGTGAAAGAGTACTGTTTGAACATAACTTCAGACAATCTGGTTCTGAGTTTTACCCCTGCTGCCAATTCATTTGCTTTCTTAAATGCTTTAGAAGTTCTTTCCCTCCCCGATGGACTCATTCCGGCTGGTGCTACAACTGTTGATCCTCCGGTTGAGTATCAATCTTTCTTGAGCCGAGCAATGGAGACGGTTGCAAGGGTGAACATGGGCGATCAAACTGTGTCGCCTCAAAATGATTCGTTGTGGCGACTTTGGGTTTCTGATGCACCTTTTCTAAATCATGTTAACCTTGTCACTGTCGTGTCGAACATTGGAGCTGTAAATTACTCGAGGAAATGGCCTAGCAGGGATGTTGCTCCCCCTTCTGTATATGGCACAGGCAGCAGGCTAAACTCTCAAAATGACCCTCATTTTACGGCCAATGCTACCTGGTCTTTTCATGTTGACCCAGGTTTTGAGTATCTAGTGCGACTCCATTTCTGCGATATAGTGAGCAGTAGCCCAAAACAGCTCTTCTTCAATGTTTATATCGACTCTTGTCTTGCCATGAATCTTGATCTTAGCAATGTAACATCTAACATCTTTGGTGCCCCCTATTATGCGGATTTTGTCACAAGGTCAAGCAAAAATGGTGCCCTGAGTGTTAGCATTGGGCCTTCAAATTTAGGTACTTCTTACCCCGATGGCATTCTCAATGGACTAGAGATTTTGAAACTGAGCAATTCAAAGGGCAGCCTTGCCGTTGAGTCTAAAACAAGTTCCAAGAATAAAGTTTGGATGATACTAGGCGTGGGCATTGGGGTGTCACTAGTTGCTGCATTTTTGGCTGCGTCACTGCTCATCATctgcacaagaagaagaagaaaaagaagatcaTCTGTATTGGACGACCATTCAACAGAGGACCATTCCGGGATCAATGGAGTTGGGAGTTCTCTAACAACAACAATGGTAAATAACTATGTCATTGGAACTTGTATTATTTCCAGTTCCAAGACCAGTTACCGCTTCCCTTTTGCAGCCATTCGGGAGGCTACGAATAACTTCAGCCACTGTTTGGTTATTGGGGCTGGCGGTTTTGGTAAGGTGTACAAGGGGGTTTTGAGGGATGGAACTAAGGTGGCAGTGAAGAGGGGAAGCTCTCAATCTCAACAGGGTCTCTCAGAATTTCACACAGAGATTGAAATGTTGTCTCAATTTCGCCATCGCCATTTGGTGTCTTTGATAGGGTACTGTCATGAACAGAATGAGATGATCATAGTTTATGAGTATATGGAAAATGGGACACTCAAGAGTCATCTTTATGGCTCAGACCTTCCTGGCTTGAGCTGGACGCAGAGGCTTGACATTTGCATTGGATCAGCCAGGGGACTTCATTACCTTCACACCGGTTCTGCAAAACCCATCATTCATCGTGATGTCAAGTCTGCAAACATACTACTAGATGAGAATCTAATGGCAAAAGTTGCTGATTTTGGGCTTTCAAAAACCGGTCCCGAGATTGATGAAACTCATGTTAGTACTGCTGTGAAGGGGAGTTTCGGGTACCTGGATCCCGAGTATCTGACAAGGCAACAACTAACAGAGAAATCCGATGTATACTCCTTCGGAGTTGTTATGTTTGAAGTCCTCTGCGGGAGGCCTGTTATCGATCCCTCCCTCCCCAGGGAAATGGTGAACTTGATTGACTGGGCAATGGAgtgggagaagagaggagaacTGGAGAGAATAATAGATCCCCATCTCCAGGGCAAGATAAAACCAGAGTCTCTGTGGAAGTTTTGGGAAACTGCCGTGAAATGCTTAACAAACCACGGCGTTCGCCGCCCTGCCATGGGAGATGTATTATGGAATCTGGAGTGTGCACTGCAACTTCAAGGAAACAACGAGAGACCCAACATTGATATGGCTGGTGGCATTGATCCACAAAATGAAAcatttgtaagtgtttcttCTACCACGCAAGTCAGTATTGGCGATCTTGATGATGTTTCAATGAGCAGAGTTTTCTCCCAAATGGTGAAAGCTGAAACTAAGTGGACAGATCCATGA